A window of Centropristis striata isolate RG_2023a ecotype Rhode Island chromosome 13, C.striata_1.0, whole genome shotgun sequence genomic DNA:
ggtgcactttgctaataaagctgactttaggtgggaaaaatcctctttttggccgtattgcgcgcTTTGGTGTCGTAAACTGTGaaggcgagccatctgaatcaggtatatattagggcgtggtatttaaatgacactTGTTTCTAGGCGCCaaatttatcaacagccgatcattctcacgctgtgattggtgAGATatgatcgtttgataaatcccacgtgaaccctgtcataagacgaaatatacgctcagatctgcgctcatttctatgctcgtttgataaatgaggacctttatgtttgtctttttccacTCAGATCTTTGGAGGCTCAAATGGCATCAAACCCAAACACTACTTGCTGCTGCTCGGCAATGCTGGCATGGGAAAAACCACCCTGATCAGGAAACTGTGCCTTGACTGGTCCAGAGACTGCATTCCACAGTTTGACTTTGTCTTCTTGTTAGACGGCAAAGCCCTCTCCTTAGCAGAGCCGAACTACAGCCTTCAGACCCTGCTGTTAAACCTCTCCTCCCTTGCCCCTTCCTGCATTGACCCTGAAGCAGTGTACGCTCAAATCCTTGCAGCCCCTAAGCGCGTGCTTGTCATTTTTGATGGATTTGGCGAGTTGCGGGACTATGAAATTCTTCTCCAGCCTCAAGAAAAAGACTTGATAACATCATTGCAGAAATACAGCAAAGCACAGAACTACACAGTCAGACAGTTATACTCCGCCGTCCTTCAGAGGCTCCTCCTTCCAGGCTGCACTCTTCTGCTCTCCACTCGACCCAGAGGCACTGCCAGCCAGCTGCTGCGGAGGACAGACAGCCTTTTGGAAGTGTGTGGCTTCACCCCCACAGACGTAGAGACATATTTGTCCCAGTACTTTGCTGATCCTGACCTCAGAGCATCAGCTTTAGACTGCCTGAAAAACTGCAGCTATCTGCATCTCCTCTGCTGGAACCCTGGGCTGTGTCGGTTAGTCTGCTTGGTTTTAGAACAGTGCAAAAGTTTGGAGGCCCTACCGAGAACATTAACCGGGCTTTGCCATCAAGTGCTTCGTCTGAAAATAGAGAAGGACCGTAAGAACACACAATCACAGGCTGAAACTCAGTCAGAAATATCTGTGCAACCAGAGGAAGAAACCCAGACACAAACTTCAAGTCGTTCCCAAGTGAAAGGACGCCGTAAAAACACTCGCACTCGCTGCCAAAGAGCAAGAAGGTCCAGAAAACAGGACCGAGAGGAAGATGACGGTGATGAAGAGGGGGTATATTcaacacaggagagagagattCTGTCCCAGCTGGGTTCTTTGGCTTGGGATGGGGTCAAAACAAACTCATCTATGCTTCCCACGGGACGCACCATATCTGCCAAAGTCAAAGCGTTCGGCCACAGGACGGGACTTTTCTTCTCTTACCACCAGAGGTCAAAGCAGGTTGCCTTAAGTtgtgggagagagggaggaggaagtgAAGAAATGGAAATGAGGGAGAATGGAGAAACGAGGGGGaacactgaaaacaatgatgCCCAGATCCTGTTGTGGGCGAACCCATTCCTTCAGAGTTATCTGGCAGGGGTCCATTTGTCACTGTCAAGGTAAAAGTGTCTTGATTTATCAGATTCTTCTACAATATTTCTGTAACAATTATATggataaaaagattaaaagggAAGTGGATGATAAATAAAGAGAATTAGAGACTGTGTGGACCTTCTCTGTGTTTTCCTaactttttccaactttttgttTCCCCAGGACCGTATCAGACCGTGCCTTCCTCCCAACCCTCCCGTTCCAGTCAGGACAGAAGGGACGCAGGCGTCCCCAAAGGGAGGAGCTCGACCTCACTCAAAGATTTGCAGTTGGCCTCCTGTACCACGACAGGACAGAGCTGCAGAGGCTACACTCCTACTCCGAGACAGTCTTCAGAGATATGCTGGCAGCCAAGCAGGCTCTAGTGACCAAACACCTTGAGGGTCTTTCCTTTGGCGACCTGAGCCCTGCGCAGGTGCTGGAGGCTTGTCACTATGTTTATGAGGCGAGTTCCACCAATGCTGATGGTAGCAGAGACAATGGCAGCGAAAGTTTAGTCGCTCACCTGGCGGCGAATCTTCCAGAAGTCCTGACATTTCATGGAGTTCCACTCAAGCCGTCGGATGTGTTTGCTGTGCAGAACGTTCTCGAAAGGGGCGGAACCGAAGGGAGAAGGTTCTGTTTGGATCTGGAGGATTCTGGGGTACAGATCTCTGGACTCAGAGCTCTGGTGGGgctcaacaacatcaacacatACAGGTACTTGTTACAATTCACAGCTCAAAAAGCTGCTTGGTGTCAATAGAGTTTGTTCAACCCCTTCCCTAAGAAATCAAGTCTGAAGGGCTCCTTCAGTAGTTCTTTGACTTTTTGCTTAAATCAGGGACGCCTTAATTGCTTTGGCTGTGAAGAGGGtagaaaatgtcaataaaaatgtcaaataaaaagtCCCAAACCCACAATTGTATGCAACATGTCatgtggtcaaaggtcaaagtgatgggccatttttaaaatactatTTGGAGTCTTTTGCAGCCTGTCACACTTACCAGGTGATGTCAACTAACTCTGTGAGGGTTCAGAATTTCAGCTTTAGGTTGGACACTGGGATTGGTCCATACTCAACATTAAAAGTGTTTAGAATGTGGTGGTCAAGCTAATTAGCTTGCTACCTACAGTAGATAATGCACACTTCCAAGGCCAAGGAGCACATCATGAAATAACTAGATTTTAGCtcttcttttttggcaatttgttTCCTTCATCAATGTCCAATGATATTCCATTGACACTTACCCTTGGGTGTCTTCTAGAGCGTGCATTGCTGATGTCATCAGCTTATGGGAGCAATTAGAGCAGAGTGGCGAAGAAGAACTCCTACAAGGGACCGTGTCGAAATTCAAGATCCACCCTTTGAAAGCCACACAGGTGTGTCACATAGAGCACCTGGCAAAGCTGGTCAACATACATGTGCACAAGAGGCTGTCTGACAGgtaacacaccacacacacacgcacgcacacacacacacacacacacacacacacacagtaacctAAAAGCCTGTAAACAtagatttctttcattttgcaaTTGAGTATCTAGTACAAAGCTCTTTCTAAGTTCTAGGAATAAATATCACTTTAACCATGTTATGAACATATTATGTGTCTAAAAGGTCACCtagataaacagaaaaataccCCCAGCTCCAACTCATTATGTAAATTGTGATCTTTGCATTGCTCAGTATGACtctctcttatttttttaactcattCATATCACCTCAGCTTGTTTTTATAGCTGCCAGGTATATGTTTATCCTTCTCTTTGTCCTTTACGTCTTTGTGATAAGACAGAATGTCCAAGCATGTTAGactatttttttactattaacTTATGTCACTTTTGGGAACATTACATTGACTTATATTCATTTCCTGGGGATGTAcactaaccttaaccctaaccaTTACTTGATGGTTTGACCACCGaccaaaaaagctttttatcCAATTGGGGACATGGCTTTAGTCCCCAATTGGAAAAACAACCCCCAGTTTACTAGTATTTAGTCCCCAAAGGTGGCCTAAGCCAGCCAAAATTTGCAGCATACTGTTCAagctttatgtata
This region includes:
- the ciita gene encoding MHC class II transactivator isoform X1 yields the protein MCVLSGAKMQEGDQDPFNLGELPDDISEYFNEDYLGKFVDPDVLFGDPWLSCMEEVSTSTCSALPTATELPSLDSHQQGQEDKTTTRNKRKRSRAPRSQRCTDENTPTRPKRRRAAARPKTKEAQPEPVTQGADAVTEQSSAEEEAAALPSTPPRILHLHPSSFQFITIPDMQTLRLSPPVIRLPLPNTPTTPTYIFVPASSPPFKPQVAPLSPTNGAVAPVQMSSSPPGSLSDTASKAMSPTCSSPLSPSSEMSTCKESPLPQSPTVVDMTQVVKEYIQEAKAHMSQSCQDMESGLSLTSHYVDVHVSQREIRSGKNTNKALDKELIIMGDTDRQKSLLERNQIFGGSNGIKPKHYLLLLGNAGMGKTTLIRKLCLDWSRDCIPQFDFVFLLDGKALSLAEPNYSLQTLLLNLSSLAPSCIDPEAVYAQILAAPKRVLVIFDGFGELRDYEILLQPQEKDLITSLQKYSKAQNYTVRQLYSAVLQRLLLPGCTLLLSTRPRGTASQLLRRTDSLLEVCGFTPTDVETYLSQYFADPDLRASALDCLKNCSYLHLLCWNPGLCRLVCLVLEQCKSLEALPRTLTGLCHQVLRLKIEKDRKNTQSQAETQSEISVQPEEETQTQTSSRSQVKGRRKNTRTRCQRARRSRKQDREEDDGDEEGVYSTQEREILSQLGSLAWDGVKTNSSMLPTGRTISAKVKAFGHRTGLFFSYHQRSKQVALSCGREGGGSEEMEMRENGETRGNTENNDAQILLWANPFLQSYLAGVHLSLSRTVSDRAFLPTLPFQSGQKGRRRPQREELDLTQRFAVGLLYHDRTELQRLHSYSETVFRDMLAAKQALVTKHLEGLSFGDLSPAQVLEACHYVYEASSTNADGSRDNGSESLVAHLAANLPEVLTFHGVPLKPSDVFAVQNVLERGGTEGRRFCLDLEDSGVQISGLRALVGLNNINTYRACIADVISLWEQLEQSGEEELLQGTVSKFKIHPLKATQVCHIEHLAKLVNIHVHKRLSDSSSQSDSILAEGVPAVNELHKLELELGPEKGPLGLPKLWELLPGLHNLQHLDLEKSKIGDKGAEKLADALVSLGSLEILNLSQNCIGDQGVTKLAATLRALPRLHCLSLYSNMISDEGAESLAAVLPHVAALTDLDVKYNKLTDVGAQSLGASLRNCRNMKTLRMWNQCIPYGVFERLQQQDSRILWQ
- the ciita gene encoding MHC class II transactivator isoform X2, producing the protein MQEGDQDPFNLGELPDDISEYFNEDYLGKFVDPDVLFGDPWLSCMEEVSTSTCSALPTATELPSLDSHQQGQEDKTTTRNKRKRSRAPRSQRCTDENTPTRPKRRRAAARPKTKEAQPEPVTQGADAVTEQSSAEEEAAALPSTPPRILHLHPSSFQFITIPDMQTLRLSPPVIRLPLPNTPTTPTYIFVPASSPPFKPQVAPLSPTNGAVAPVQMSSSPPGSLSDTASKAMSPTCSSPLSPSSEMSTCKESPLPQSPTVVDMTQVVKEYIQEAKAHMSQSCQDMESGLSLTSHYVDVHVSQREIRSGKNTNKALDKELIIMGDTDRQKSLLERNQIFGGSNGIKPKHYLLLLGNAGMGKTTLIRKLCLDWSRDCIPQFDFVFLLDGKALSLAEPNYSLQTLLLNLSSLAPSCIDPEAVYAQILAAPKRVLVIFDGFGELRDYEILLQPQEKDLITSLQKYSKAQNYTVRQLYSAVLQRLLLPGCTLLLSTRPRGTASQLLRRTDSLLEVCGFTPTDVETYLSQYFADPDLRASALDCLKNCSYLHLLCWNPGLCRLVCLVLEQCKSLEALPRTLTGLCHQVLRLKIEKDRKNTQSQAETQSEISVQPEEETQTQTSSRSQVKGRRKNTRTRCQRARRSRKQDREEDDGDEEGVYSTQEREILSQLGSLAWDGVKTNSSMLPTGRTISAKVKAFGHRTGLFFSYHQRSKQVALSCGREGGGSEEMEMRENGETRGNTENNDAQILLWANPFLQSYLAGVHLSLSRTVSDRAFLPTLPFQSGQKGRRRPQREELDLTQRFAVGLLYHDRTELQRLHSYSETVFRDMLAAKQALVTKHLEGLSFGDLSPAQVLEACHYVYEASSTNADGSRDNGSESLVAHLAANLPEVLTFHGVPLKPSDVFAVQNVLERGGTEGRRFCLDLEDSGVQISGLRALVGLNNINTYRACIADVISLWEQLEQSGEEELLQGTVSKFKIHPLKATQVCHIEHLAKLVNIHVHKRLSDSSSQSDSILAEGVPAVNELHKLELELGPEKGPLGLPKLWELLPGLHNLQHLDLEKSKIGDKGAEKLADALVSLGSLEILNLSQNCIGDQGVTKLAATLRALPRLHCLSLYSNMISDEGAESLAAVLPHVAALTDLDVKYNKLTDVGAQSLGASLRNCRNMKTLRMWNQCIPYGVFERLQQQDSRILWQ